The Paracoccus sediminicola genome has a segment encoding these proteins:
- a CDS encoding SAM-dependent methyltransferase: MNTLLRAFLENYITTGDLTVIDSAGQMRRVGDGSGPRLVIRFHSAAAERRAVTNPALGIGEAYMEGEIEIVRGGIYDFIMLGYANAGRELMPAFWMKAFEKMRIASRRLHQINTRLQSRGNVQRHYDLSADLYRLFLDPDMQYSCGWFPGPDTTLPQAQLLKKRHIAAKLLIEEGMDLLDIGCGWGGMGLYLARVAGARVDGVTLSDEQLAVAQRRAEREGLAGRVDFRLQDYREIAASYDRIVSVGMFEHVGINHFNAFFGQCATLLRPDGAMLLHTIGRANPPGATNPFLRKYIFPGGYIPALSEVMQSVERSGLTVTDIEVLRLHYAETLRAWRMAFMARRDEAEALYDAAFCRMWEFYLAGSEAAFREGGMVVFQLQLAHRVDAVPVTRDYIAAAEDRLARLERQRGIPGPAWPEDWPQDWLSHTSRDAAPRPPPFPPSPPGGAPHPN; encoded by the coding sequence ATGAACACGCTGCTGCGCGCCTTTCTTGAGAATTACATCACCACCGGCGATCTGACCGTGATCGACAGCGCCGGGCAGATGCGGCGCGTCGGCGATGGCAGCGGCCCGCGTCTCGTGATCCGCTTCCACAGCGCCGCCGCCGAGCGCCGCGCCGTGACCAACCCCGCTCTTGGGATCGGAGAGGCTTATATGGAGGGCGAGATCGAGATCGTCCGCGGCGGCATTTATGATTTCATCATGCTCGGCTATGCCAATGCGGGGCGCGAATTGATGCCCGCTTTCTGGATGAAGGCTTTCGAGAAGATGCGCATCGCCTCGCGCCGCCTGCATCAGATCAACACGCGGCTGCAATCGCGCGGCAATGTCCAGCGCCATTACGATCTTTCGGCGGATCTTTACAGGCTGTTTCTCGACCCGGACATGCAATATTCCTGCGGCTGGTTTCCCGGGCCTGACACGACGCTGCCGCAGGCGCAGCTGCTGAAAAAGCGCCATATCGCCGCCAAGCTGCTGATCGAAGAGGGGATGGATCTGCTCGATATCGGCTGCGGCTGGGGTGGGATGGGGCTTTATCTGGCTCGCGTCGCCGGGGCGCGTGTCGATGGTGTCACCCTCTCTGACGAACAGCTTGCCGTGGCGCAGCGGCGGGCCGAGCGCGAGGGGCTGGCGGGCAGGGTCGATTTCCGCCTGCAAGATTACCGCGAGATCGCTGCCAGCTATGACCGCATCGTCTCGGTCGGCATGTTCGAGCATGTCGGCATCAATCATTTCAACGCATTTTTCGGCCAATGCGCGACGCTTCTGCGCCCCGATGGCGCGATGCTGCTGCACACCATCGGCCGCGCCAATCCGCCCGGCGCGACGAACCCGTTCCTGCGCAAATATATCTTCCCCGGCGGGTATATCCCGGCGCTTTCGGAGGTGATGCAATCGGTCGAACGCTCGGGGCTGACGGTCACCGATATCGAGGTGCTGCGCCTGCATTACGCCGAGACCTTGCGGGCGTGGCGCATGGCCTTCATGGCAAGGCGCGACGAGGCCGAGGCGCTTTACGATGCCGCCTTCTGCCGGATGTGGGAATTCTATCTCGCCGGAAGCGAGGCCGCTTTCCGCGAGGGCGGGATGGTGGTGTTCCAGCTTCAGCTCGCCCATCGCGTCGATGCGGTGCCGGTGACCCGCGACTATATCGCGGCGGCCGAAGACCGTCTGGCCCGGCTGGAACGGCAACGCGGCATCCCCGGCCCGGCATGGCCCGAAGACTGGCCGCAGGACTGGCTGTCGCATACCTCGCGCGATGCAGCCCCGCGCCCGCCACCATTCCCGCCTTCTCCGCCAGGCGGGGCACCGCATCCGAACTGA
- a CDS encoding MFS transporter, whose translation MSSLRTPWRGVAAAFMLNGLLLGAWASRIPAIMERHSLSEATLGILLLVLGLGAVVSFPVAGRLSDDFGAVRLTRLLAVISLVMLVMIGLAPTPILLGAALLVFGMGFGAMDVTMNSWATEVEKTLGRPVMSSFHAMWSLGTALGAGSGYVAASIGLPVGLHFLLAALAAALILGPFTLIPWESRRRGRGAPGPVFALPRGQLVLVGVLALSAGLSEGAMADWSAVYLRDVIGAGEARATLGYAVFSVTMVAMRLCVDRLVLRFGPVRMARISGAAVLCGLALLVIPATMTAALIGFVLMGLGCAALIPLAFSRAAADPDVPPGQAIAAVATLGYGAMLLGPPAIGFIAEIFSLRLSFALLSVFAAMVVALAPILAQSGRSTAGDASG comes from the coding sequence ATGTCCTCGCTCCGAACCCCATGGCGCGGCGTCGCCGCCGCCTTCATGCTGAACGGTCTCCTGCTCGGCGCATGGGCCTCGCGCATTCCCGCCATCATGGAGCGGCATTCGCTCAGCGAGGCAACGCTCGGCATCCTGCTTCTGGTGCTCGGGCTTGGCGCGGTGGTGTCCTTCCCGGTCGCCGGACGGCTGTCCGATGATTTCGGCGCGGTCCGGCTGACGCGGCTGCTCGCGGTGATCTCTCTCGTGATGCTGGTGATGATCGGGCTTGCCCCGACGCCCATCCTGCTCGGCGCGGCGCTGCTGGTCTTCGGCATGGGCTTCGGGGCGATGGATGTGACCATGAACAGCTGGGCGACCGAGGTCGAAAAGACACTTGGCCGCCCGGTCATGTCGTCCTTCCACGCGATGTGGAGCCTCGGCACTGCGCTCGGCGCAGGCTCTGGTTATGTCGCGGCCAGCATCGGGCTGCCGGTTGGGCTGCATTTTCTGCTGGCGGCGCTGGCGGCGGCGCTGATCCTCGGCCCCTTCACCCTGATCCCCTGGGAATCACGCCGCCGCGGCCGCGGCGCCCCCGGCCCGGTCTTTGCCCTGCCGCGCGGCCAGCTGGTGCTGGTCGGCGTGCTGGCCCTGTCGGCCGGGCTCAGCGAGGGCGCCATGGCGGATTGGAGCGCGGTCTATCTGCGCGACGTGATCGGTGCCGGAGAGGCCCGCGCCACGCTGGGCTATGCGGTGTTCTCGGTCACGATGGTGGCGATGCGGCTTTGCGTCGACAGGCTGGTGCTGCGCTTCGGCCCGGTCCGCATGGCCCGGATCAGCGGTGCGGCGGTGCTGTGCGGCCTGGCATTGCTGGTGATCCCGGCCACCATGACCGCGGCGCTGATCGGTTTTGTGCTGATGGGGCTGGGCTGCGCGGCGCTGATCCCGCTCGCCTTCAGCCGCGCCGCCGCCGATCCCGACGTGCCGCCGGGCCAGGCCATCGCCGCCGTTGCCACGCTGGGTTACGGCGCCATGCTGCTCGGCCCGCCCGCCATCGGCTTCATTGCCGAGATCTTCTCGCTCAGGCTGTCCTTCGCGCTGCTGTCGGTCTTTGCCGCGATGGTGGTGGCTCTCGCCCCGATCCTCGCGCAGTCCGGGCGCAGCACCGCCGGCGACGCCTCTGGCTAG
- a CDS encoding acyl-CoA dehydrogenase family protein, which translates to MQKPRIALDTHEVLNQPPEAGDRDLWADDRLLRQLIGEDIAARARLSDYGRELGQADLRAAARDANRFPPELHLFDAGGRRLDELRFHPSYHRFMQLSVAAGYVGAAWEPGCGGHAGHAAMVYLASQVEPGHCCPLTMSYAASAVLREAEGFDIWRDGLKSRDYDPSIRPAGEKTGVTLGMAMTEKQGGSDVRRNTTRAVRDVDGWRLTGHKWFCSAPMSDGFLTLAQAPGGLSCFLVPRWLEGGRNTLRIMRLKDKLGNRSNGSAEIEYDRTFAHLIGGEGDGVRVILRMVHHTRLDTSVAPAGLMRAALREAHHWATHRNVFGKPLADQPLMRAVLGDLALDWAGALALSLHVARHFDGTEPEHRSFARIGVAMAKYLANKLCPLVVAEAMEALGGMGYVEDTLLPMLYREAPLNGIWEGSGNVICLDALRSLAKDPLSAEVLRDEILAARGLDRHFDAALRAYDRRWRVAHLAEAEARWFVEDSAVMLAASALLRVGVEDVAPAYAATRLGAPRGRLAGALPQGAADAVLARCFG; encoded by the coding sequence ATGCAGAAGCCGCGAATCGCTCTGGACACGCATGAGGTGCTGAACCAGCCGCCAGAGGCCGGGGACCGCGACCTTTGGGCCGATGACCGGCTGCTAAGGCAGCTGATAGGAGAGGACATCGCGGCTCGGGCGCGGCTCTCCGATTATGGGCGCGAGTTGGGACAGGCGGATCTGCGCGCGGCGGCGCGTGACGCGAACCGGTTTCCGCCAGAGCTGCATCTGTTCGATGCGGGCGGGCGGCGCCTCGATGAGCTGCGCTTTCATCCCTCTTATCACCGCTTCATGCAGCTTTCGGTGGCGGCAGGCTATGTTGGGGCCGCGTGGGAGCCGGGCTGCGGCGGCCATGCCGGCCATGCCGCGATGGTCTATCTGGCGAGCCAGGTCGAGCCGGGCCATTGCTGCCCCCTGACCATGAGCTATGCCGCATCCGCCGTGCTGCGCGAGGCGGAGGGGTTCGACATCTGGCGCGACGGGCTGAAAAGCCGCGATTACGATCCGTCGATCCGGCCTGCGGGCGAGAAAACCGGGGTCACGCTGGGCATGGCGATGACCGAGAAACAGGGCGGATCGGATGTGCGGCGCAACACCACGCGGGCGGTGCGCGACGTCGATGGCTGGCGGCTGACCGGGCATAAATGGTTCTGCTCGGCGCCGATGTCGGACGGGTTTCTGACGCTGGCACAGGCGCCGGGCGGGTTAAGCTGTTTTCTGGTGCCGCGCTGGCTGGAGGGCGGGCGCAACACGCTGCGGATCATGCGGCTGAAGGACAAGCTGGGCAATCGCTCGAACGGCTCGGCCGAGATCGAATACGACCGGACCTTCGCCCATCTGATCGGCGGTGAGGGCGACGGCGTGCGGGTGATCCTGAGGATGGTGCATCACACACGGCTGGATACTTCTGTCGCGCCTGCCGGGCTGATGCGGGCGGCCCTGCGCGAGGCGCATCACTGGGCCACGCATCGGAACGTGTTCGGGAAGCCCTTGGCGGATCAGCCGCTGATGCGCGCGGTGCTGGGCGATCTGGCGCTGGACTGGGCGGGCGCGCTGGCGCTGTCGCTGCACGTGGCGCGGCATTTCGACGGCACGGAGCCCGAGCATCGCAGCTTTGCGCGGATCGGCGTGGCGATGGCGAAATATCTGGCGAACAAGCTGTGTCCTCTGGTCGTTGCCGAGGCGATGGAGGCGCTGGGCGGCATGGGCTATGTCGAAGACACGCTGCTGCCGATGCTGTATCGCGAGGCGCCTTTGAACGGGATCTGGGAAGGTTCGGGCAATGTGATCTGCCTCGACGCGCTGCGCAGTCTTGCGAAGGACCCGCTCAGCGCCGAAGTGCTCCGGGACGAGATCTTGGCAGCGCGGGGGCTGGACCGGCATTTCGACGCCGCTCTGCGCGCCTATGACCGGCGCTGGCGGGTCGCGCATTTGGCCGAGGCCGAAGCGCGCTGGTTCGTCGAGGACAGCGCGGTGATGCTGGCGGCCTCGGCCCTGCTCCGGGTCGGGGTCGAGGATGTGGCACCGGCCTATGCGGCGACGCGGCTTGGCGCGCCGCGCGGTCGGCTGGCCGGGGCACTGCCGCAGGGGGCGGCGGATGCGGTGCTGGCGCGTTGTTTCGGCTGA
- a CDS encoding 23S rRNA (adenine(2030)-N(6))-methyltransferase RlmJ yields MLSYQHIYHAGNAADLHKHALLAWMLDYLTGKDKPLSYIETHAGRGLYDLGSDAARRTGEAQAGIGRAEAAGWLDTGHPLMQALAAIRARHGASFYAGSPLIARHFLRPEDSAHLAELHPAEYAALAEAKPGATLHRRDGFELARALTPPTPRRGLMLVDPSYEVKADYAAIPGFLREIARKWNVGVLVLWYPKLADGRQAGMIDKLTSDFADALVSEVDFPPARPGHGMVGSGMFVINPPWGLADEAARLSALYVT; encoded by the coding sequence ATGTTGTCATATCAGCACATCTATCATGCCGGGAACGCGGCGGATCTGCACAAGCATGCGCTGCTGGCGTGGATGCTGGACTACCTGACCGGCAAGGATAAACCGCTGAGCTATATCGAAACCCATGCCGGGCGCGGGCTGTATGATCTGGGCTCGGACGCGGCGCGACGCACGGGCGAGGCGCAAGCGGGAATCGGGCGGGCCGAGGCGGCGGGCTGGCTGGATACGGGTCACCCGCTGATGCAGGCGCTCGCCGCAATTCGCGCGCGGCACGGCGCCAGCTTCTATGCCGGATCGCCACTGATCGCCCGGCATTTCCTGCGCCCCGAAGACAGCGCCCATCTGGCCGAATTGCATCCAGCGGAATATGCCGCACTGGCCGAAGCCAAGCCCGGCGCGACGCTGCACCGGCGCGACGGGTTCGAGTTGGCGCGCGCGCTGACCCCGCCCACGCCACGACGCGGGCTGATGCTGGTCGATCCAAGCTATGAGGTGAAAGCCGACTATGCGGCGATTCCCGGTTTCCTGCGCGAGATTGCCCGCAAATGGAATGTCGGCGTGCTGGTGCTGTGGTATCCGAAGCTGGCAGACGGGCGTCAGGCCGGGATGATTGACAAGCTGACAAGTGATTTCGCCGATGCGCTCGTATCAGAGGTTGATTTCCCGCCTGCGCGGCCCGGTCACGGGATGGTTGGCTCGGGAATGTTCGTGATCAATCCGCCATGGGGACTGGCCGATGAGGCGGCGCGGCTGTCGGCGCTCTACGTGACCTGA
- a CDS encoding DUF1127 domain-containing protein, with protein MGMIARLQEARARRAVYRQTVAELNSLSNRELDDLGLNRSMITRIATEAAWGK; from the coding sequence ATGGGCATGATTGCGCGTCTGCAAGAGGCCCGCGCACGTCGTGCCGTCTATCGTCAGACCGTTGCCGAGCTGAACAGTCTGTCCAATCGCGAGCTGGACGATCTGGGGCTGAACCGCAGCATGATCACCCGGATCGCCACCGAGGCGGCCTGGGGCAAGTAA
- the mraZ gene encoding division/cell wall cluster transcriptional repressor MraZ has product MARKFRGSEEVKVDGKGRMSIPARFRRIFEAGDPDWKPSDRTRLIVVYGPETWKKLEFYTIEAADRIDEEIDALPRGSQERLWLETLMNGTATEAEIDTDGRLVLPQKLRDKAGLENEAFFTSKGDFIEVWSPANYSEASGTLQEFMAQYPADFDPRSFLNGAQAAEPREA; this is encoded by the coding sequence GTGGCGCGCAAGTTCAGAGGCTCGGAAGAGGTCAAGGTGGACGGCAAGGGTCGCATGTCGATCCCGGCCCGTTTCCGCCGTATCTTCGAAGCCGGCGATCCCGACTGGAAGCCCTCGGACCGGACCCGACTGATTGTGGTCTATGGTCCCGAAACCTGGAAAAAGCTGGAATTCTATACCATCGAAGCCGCCGACCGCATCGACGAGGAAATCGATGCCCTCCCGCGTGGCTCTCAGGAACGGCTGTGGCTGGAGACGTTGATGAACGGCACCGCCACCGAGGCCGAGATCGATACGGATGGACGACTCGTCCTGCCGCAGAAGCTGCGTGACAAGGCCGGGCTGGAGAATGAGGCGTTCTTCACCTCGAAAGGCGACTTCATCGAGGTGTGGAGCCCGGCGAATTATTCCGAAGCCAGCGGCACGCTTCAGGAGTTCATGGCGCAGTATCCCGCCGATTTCGATCCGCGCAGCTTCCTGAACGGCGCGCAGGCCGCAGAACCGCGCGAGGCCTAG
- the rsmH gene encoding 16S rRNA (cytosine(1402)-N(4))-methyltransferase RsmH: MPAPDPARKDPHIPVLIEPLIRAVEPVRGVWVDGTFGAGGYARQLLKAGAEQVIGIDRDPRVFDMASEWAGAYGERLKLVEGTFSDLDRLAGGAVDGVVLDLGVSSMQLDQAERGFSFLRDGPLDMRMGGHGPSAADLLNDADEAEIADVLYHYGEERASRRIARAIVAARPLSTTSQLSEIVAGQLPRAKPGQSHPATRSFQAIRIWVNDEFGQLAEGLAAAERALKPGGALAVVSFHSLEDRVVKRFLQSRAATSGGGSRHAPVEQLDTPTFTLPTRRAIGADAQELSANPRARSAFLRVGIRTDAPARDLDAAAIALPRLPERRGRK; encoded by the coding sequence ATGCCCGCGCCCGATCCCGCCCGCAAAGATCCTCATATCCCTGTGTTGATCGAGCCGCTGATTCGCGCTGTCGAGCCGGTGCGCGGGGTCTGGGTGGACGGAACCTTCGGCGCGGGCGGCTATGCGCGGCAATTGCTAAAGGCCGGCGCGGAGCAGGTGATCGGCATCGACCGCGATCCGCGCGTCTTCGACATGGCGTCAGAATGGGCTGGGGCGTATGGCGAAAGGCTGAAGCTGGTCGAGGGCACTTTCTCTGATCTTGACCGGCTGGCGGGCGGCGCCGTCGACGGGGTGGTGCTGGATCTCGGCGTCAGCTCGATGCAGCTCGATCAGGCGGAGCGCGGCTTTTCCTTTCTGCGCGACGGTCCGCTGGACATGCGCATGGGCGGCCACGGGCCGAGCGCCGCCGATCTGCTAAACGATGCCGACGAGGCCGAAATCGCGGATGTTCTTTACCATTACGGCGAAGAGCGCGCCTCGCGCCGCATCGCCCGTGCCATCGTGGCGGCGCGTCCGCTCAGCACGACATCGCAGCTCTCCGAGATTGTCGCCGGTCAGCTGCCGCGCGCCAAGCCGGGCCAGAGCCATCCTGCAACGCGCAGCTTTCAGGCCATTCGGATCTGGGTGAATGACGAATTCGGCCAGCTTGCGGAAGGGCTGGCTGCTGCCGAGAGGGCGCTGAAACCCGGCGGGGCGCTCGCGGTGGTCAGCTTTCACTCGCTGGAGGACCGGGTGGTCAAGCGCTTCCTTCAGTCGCGCGCGGCGACCTCGGGTGGCGGTTCGCGCCATGCGCCGGTCGAGCAGCTCGACACGCCGACATTCACCCTGCCGACTCGCCGCGCCATCGGCGCCGATGCGCAAGAGCTTTCCGCCAATCCGCGCGCGCGCAGCGCCTTTCTGCGCGTGGGAATCCGCACCGATGCACCCGCCCGCGACCTGGACGCGGCCGCCATCGCATTGCCGCGCCTGCCAGAAAGACGGGGGCGGAAATGA
- the ftsL gene encoding cell division protein FtsL, giving the protein MRPVLYLLVAMVVMSLAFWAYRENYRTQDALNEMESVQRDIAGLREQLVVLRAEWAYLNRPERLRELVALNAGKLDLAPITADQFVDTSKIDVPPPPVKYPPRRPENFVPPTDGAITDADPTPSEQEPQ; this is encoded by the coding sequence ATGAGGCCGGTTCTGTATCTTCTGGTGGCGATGGTGGTGATGTCGCTGGCTTTCTGGGCGTATCGCGAGAATTACCGTACGCAGGATGCGCTGAACGAGATGGAGTCGGTGCAGCGCGACATCGCCGGGCTGCGCGAGCAGCTGGTCGTGCTCCGCGCGGAATGGGCCTATCTCAACCGCCCGGAACGGCTGCGCGAGCTGGTTGCGCTGAACGCAGGCAAGCTGGACCTCGCGCCCATCACTGCCGATCAGTTCGTCGATACCAGCAAGATCGACGTGCCGCCCCCGCCGGTGAAATACCCGCCGCGCCGTCCCGAGAATTTCGTGCCGCCCACCGACGGCGCGATCACCGATGCCGATCCAACCCCGTCCGAACAGGAGCCTCAGTGA
- a CDS encoding peptidoglycan D,D-transpeptidase FtsI family protein — MIRIPLRPLARILRARETGQDPDAIEAENRARRHAEIQDRARKRAEGRLVLMALGFLVAFGTVGFRMGALAASDPSEPRAQATGTQILSQRADITDRKGRVLATNMLTHSLYAQPNSMVDGKRAAAALAKIFPDLDPERLTKDFTNPKRKFMWIKKKISPEQMQAVHDIGEPGLLFGPREMRLYPNGRIASHILGGSGFGAEGVNSAEVIGTAGVEKAFDGWLRNPGNEGAPLTLSIDLTAQSAMEEVLDSGMRRMNAKGAAGILMEVETGEILAMASLPDFNPNDRPRPALEGDPSDSPLFNRAVQGQYELGSTFKIFPVAQAMDLKLVNPNTHINSRSPMKIGKYKIDDYHNYGPSLSVADIIVKSSNVGTVRIAQMIGVDRQKEFLDELGFFEPTSLEMVEAPTGKPIVPSRWPAVTAATVSFGHGLAASPLHLASAYATLANGGRKVTPTLVHGKKRAPGTQVVSEQAAKLSLGLLRQVVERGTARSGDVEGYEVAGKTGTADKPRPGGGYYDNRVVANFAAAFPYDDPKYVLVVTLDEPSTVLGGGESRVAGATAVPVAADVIRRLAPVLGLRPAGTRTLPDIEAPPETGLKVAANE, encoded by the coding sequence ATGATCCGCATACCGCTGCGCCCGCTGGCCCGCATTCTCCGCGCCCGTGAGACAGGGCAGGACCCCGATGCCATCGAGGCCGAGAACCGTGCCCGCCGCCATGCCGAGATTCAGGATCGCGCCCGCAAGCGCGCCGAGGGTCGGCTGGTTCTGATGGCGCTCGGTTTTCTGGTGGCCTTCGGCACGGTGGGGTTCCGGATGGGCGCGCTTGCCGCCTCTGATCCGTCCGAGCCGCGGGCGCAGGCGACCGGCACGCAGATTCTCAGCCAGAGGGCGGACATCACCGACCGGAAGGGCCGTGTGCTGGCGACCAATATGCTGACCCACAGCCTTTACGCGCAGCCCAACAGCATGGTCGACGGCAAGCGCGCGGCGGCGGCGTTGGCGAAAATCTTTCCCGATCTCGACCCCGAGCGGCTGACGAAGGATTTCACCAATCCCAAGCGGAAATTCATGTGGATCAAGAAGAAGATCAGCCCCGAGCAGATGCAGGCGGTGCATGATATCGGCGAGCCGGGGCTGTTGTTCGGTCCGCGCGAGATGCGGCTTTACCCCAACGGCCGGATCGCGAGCCATATCCTCGGCGGTTCCGGTTTCGGCGCGGAAGGGGTGAACAGCGCCGAGGTGATCGGCACTGCGGGCGTCGAAAAGGCGTTCGACGGCTGGCTGCGCAATCCCGGCAATGAGGGCGCGCCGCTGACGCTGTCCATCGACCTGACCGCGCAGTCGGCGATGGAGGAGGTGCTCGATTCGGGGATGCGACGGATGAACGCAAAGGGCGCAGCGGGCATCCTGATGGAGGTCGAGACCGGCGAGATCCTGGCCATGGCGAGCCTGCCCGACTTCAACCCGAATGACCGCCCCCGACCGGCGCTTGAGGGCGATCCATCGGACAGCCCGCTGTTCAATCGCGCGGTGCAGGGCCAGTATGAGCTTGGATCGACCTTCAAGATCTTCCCCGTCGCGCAGGCGATGGATCTCAAGCTGGTCAATCCGAACACGCATATCAACTCGCGCAGCCCGATGAAGATCGGGAAATACAAGATCGACGATTACCACAATTACGGCCCGAGCCTCTCGGTCGCGGATATCATCGTCAAATCCTCGAATGTCGGCACGGTGCGCATCGCTCAGATGATCGGCGTCGATCGTCAGAAGGAGTTTCTGGACGAGCTCGGCTTTTTCGAGCCGACATCGCTCGAGATGGTCGAGGCGCCGACCGGCAAGCCCATCGTGCCGAGCCGCTGGCCCGCCGTGACGGCGGCCACGGTCAGCTTCGGTCATGGTCTGGCGGCGAGCCCCCTGCATCTCGCCTCGGCCTATGCCACGCTGGCCAATGGCGGACGCAAGGTGACGCCGACCTTGGTGCATGGCAAGAAGCGGGCGCCGGGGACGCAGGTGGTGTCGGAACAGGCGGCGAAGCTGTCGCTGGGCCTGCTGCGGCAGGTGGTCGAGCGCGGCACGGCGCGCAGCGGCGATGTCGAGGGCTATGAGGTCGCCGGGAAGACCGGCACCGCCGACAAGCCGCGCCCGGGCGGTGGCTATTACGACAATCGCGTGGTGGCCAACTTCGCCGCGGCCTTCCCCTATGACGATCCCAAATATGTTCTGGTGGTGACGCTGGACGAGCCGAGCACCGTGCTCGGCGGCGGCGAAAGCCGGGTGGCCGGGGCGACCGCCGTGCCGGTCGCTGCGGATGTCATTCGCAGGCTGGCCCCGGTGCTGGGTCTGCGTCCTGCCGGCACCAGGACGCTGCCCGACATTGAAGCGCCACCGGAAACTGGGCTAAAGGTCGCCGCGAACGAGTGA
- a CDS encoding UDP-N-acetylmuramoyl-L-alanyl-D-glutamate--2,6-diaminopimelate ligase — protein sequence MTEVVKRLSRLGLSATGGRDPEITGISVDSRTVKPGHLFAALPGSTLHGGEFIQYALRMDAAAVLTDAAGAALAAQELRGWDGALVVAEDPRAALAGAAALYFGAQPDNVVAVTGTSGKTSVANFTRQIWQILGYKAVSFGTMGVQGDYEAKLAHTTPEPVTLHRVLSEAAAAGVTHVAMEASSHGLDQRRLDGVSLKAGAFTNFSQDHLDYHAGFDEYFAAKALLFNHILEAGEAAVINTDGERGQQMLGIARDNELLALTIGRAEGCDFQILGQRYDATGQELRFAWQGQPHMVRLNLIGGFQAENVLAAAGLAIASGDEPASVLEALPGLETVRGRMQLVAQRGNGAAVFVDYAHKPGAVIAALQSLRPHVMGRIIAVIGAGGDRDRGKRPLMGEAARDHADLVIVTDDNPRSEDPSAIRAEVMAGAGPDAIEVGDRAEAILRGVDALQPGDALLIAGKGHETGQIVGSDVFPFDDAEQASVAVAALDGKI from the coding sequence ATGACCGAGGTCGTCAAGCGGCTGTCCCGGCTGGGGCTGAGCGCAACCGGGGGGCGCGATCCCGAGATCACCGGGATCTCGGTGGACAGCCGGACGGTAAAGCCAGGGCATCTTTTTGCGGCGCTGCCCGGCTCGACGCTGCATGGCGGCGAATTCATCCAGTATGCGCTCCGTATGGACGCCGCCGCGGTGCTGACCGACGCGGCTGGCGCGGCGCTCGCGGCGCAGGAGTTGCGGGGCTGGGACGGTGCGCTTGTCGTGGCAGAGGATCCGCGCGCCGCACTGGCCGGTGCGGCAGCGCTGTATTTCGGCGCTCAGCCGGACAATGTGGTCGCGGTCACCGGCACTTCGGGCAAGACCTCGGTGGCGAATTTCACTCGCCAGATCTGGCAGATTCTCGGATATAAGGCGGTCAGCTTCGGCACGATGGGCGTGCAGGGCGATTACGAGGCCAAGCTCGCCCATACCACGCCCGAGCCGGTGACGCTGCACCGCGTCCTCTCCGAGGCCGCGGCGGCCGGGGTCACCCATGTCGCGATGGAGGCGTCTTCGCATGGGCTGGATCAGCGGCGGCTTGACGGGGTCAGTCTGAAGGCCGGGGCGTTCACGAATTTCAGCCAGGACCATCTCGACTATCATGCCGGGTTCGACGAGTATTTCGCCGCCAAGGCCTTGCTGTTCAACCATATTCTCGAAGCCGGCGAGGCGGCGGTCATCAACACCGACGGCGAGCGTGGCCAGCAGATGCTGGGCATAGCGCGCGATAACGAGCTTCTGGCGTTGACCATCGGGCGCGCCGAGGGCTGCGATTTCCAGATCCTCGGCCAGCGCTACGATGCCACCGGGCAGGAGCTGCGTTTTGCCTGGCAAGGGCAGCCGCATATGGTCCGGCTCAACCTGATCGGCGGCTTTCAGGCCGAGAACGTGCTTGCCGCGGCGGGTCTGGCGATTGCCTCGGGCGACGAACCCGCATCGGTGCTTGAGGCGCTGCCGGGTCTGGAGACGGTGCGCGGGCGGATGCAGCTCGTCGCACAGCGGGGCAATGGGGCGGCGGTATTTGTCGATTACGCGCATAAGCCAGGCGCGGTGATCGCGGCGCTGCAATCTCTGCGCCCGCATGTCATGGGCCGGATCATCGCGGTGATCGGCGCCGGTGGCGACCGCGATCGCGGTAAACGCCCGCTGATGGGCGAGGCGGCGCGGGATCATGCCGATCTGGTCATCGTGACCGACGATAACCCTCGCAGCGAGGACCCGTCGGCGATCCGGGCCGAGGTGATGGCAGGCGCCGGACCCGATGCCATCGAGGTCGGCGATCGGGCCGAGGCGATTCTCCGCGGCGTCGATGCGCTACAACCGGGCGATGCTCTGCTGATCGCGGGCAAGGGGCACGAGACCGGTCAGATTGTCGGAAGCGACGTGTTTCCCTTCGACGATGCCGAACAGGCCTCGGTCGCCGTGGCGGCTCTGGACGGGAAGATCTGA